The Phycisphaerae bacterium region GACGGACCTGGTGACCGGCGGGAGCATTCGGATCGGCGTCGCCAAGCAGGATGAGTCGTGGCGGACGGAACCCTTCGTGCTGGACTCGAACCCGCGGATCATCGCGTGGCCCCAGGAGTGCTTCGAACACAGCGACCAGGAGAGTCTCCGATGAAGCGAGTTTTCCACACCAAATCGACCTCCAGAGTCGGCCGTTCGGGGTCTTTTACGCTGATCGAGCTTCTCGTGGTGGTCGCGATCGTCGCGGTGCTGGTGGCCATTCTGCTCCCGGCTCTGACCGCGGCGCGGCAGCAGGGTCGCTGGGCGGTATGCCTGTCGCAGTGTCGGGAATGGGGAACGTGTTTCGAACTCTACCTGAGCGACAACGCGGGAGTCGTCCCGTATGGCGACCCGGCGTCGGGAATGCCGGGCACGCAGTGGTTCTACCGGCCGATGGTCTATGCCATCCCCGGGTCATGGATCGGGTTCGACAATCCCACGACTTATTGGGTGGGGGAGTTTCGGCACCGTCGTGGCGAGACGACAACGTGGCATTCATGCCGTCAGTTCGGCTTTGCCTTGTACGACTGCCCGGAGCGGACGGCGGCGATCGGGTCTCGGCCGGCATTTTGGTGGGACGTCTGGCCGGACTACGGCCTTAACGGCTTCTACGGGCTTGGGCCCGAAAAGACGAACCTCTGGACGATCGGTTCGCCGTCGCAGTCGGTGCTGCTGGCTGAGAAGGACGGGCTTAACTGGCACGTCACGCCGGATTACTTCAGCCCGATTCCCAACGATCCGAACCCGCCAAGCGGCCGGCACAACGGCCGGACGAACGTCCTGTGGGCCGATCTGCACGCGGCCCCGCACGATCGCGACCGGCTGGGCAATCTGACCTGGCTATGGGATCGGGAGTAGCGCGACGTGAGGCGTGCGAGGGCCGGTGCTCTCACGTTTCGTAGGGCTTCCTGC contains the following coding sequences:
- a CDS encoding prepilin-type N-terminal cleavage/methylation domain-containing protein gives rise to the protein MKRVFHTKSTSRVGRSGSFTLIELLVVVAIVAVLVAILLPALTAARQQGRWAVCLSQCREWGTCFELYLSDNAGVVPYGDPASGMPGTQWFYRPMVYAIPGSWIGFDNPTTYWVGEFRHRRGETTTWHSCRQFGFALYDCPERTAAIGSRPAFWWDVWPDYGLNGFYGLGPEKTNLWTIGSPSQSVLLAEKDGLNWHVTPDYFSPIPNDPNPPSGRHNGRTNVLWADLHAAPHDRDRLGNLTWLWDRE